The region GGTGGTCAGCAAGGTGGACGACCTGACGGTGAAGTTCACGCTGCCGCAAGTCAGCGCCGCCTTTGTCGGCTCGCTGGTACAGATTTACCCCATCCCTCAACATGTCTTTGCCAGTGAAGCGGATTTATCGAAAAGCGCCAAAAACGATACGCCGGTTGGTTCCGGTCCGTTCAAATTCGGCGAATACCGGTCCGGTCAGTACTATGCGCTGAGCCGTTTTGACGAGTACTGGAACGGTAAGCCGAAGCTGGACGCGGTGACGTATCGCTTTGCCAGAGATGCCAACGCCGCCAGACTGGCGATGCAGAATGGCGAAATCAACCTTAAGCTGATCGACCCGCAGGACGTCAGGCAGCTCAAAGCCACCGGCCGCTTTGATTTTATTATTTATCCGGAAGGTCGCCTGGCTTATATGGTGTTCAACCAGAACGTCGACAGCATGAAGAACAAGGCGCTGCGTCAGGCGATCGCCTATGCCATCAACAAGGACGAACTGGTGCAGACCGCGTTTACCTCGCTGGATTACGCCAAACCCGCCAATTCAGCCCTGACACCGGATACGCTCTACCAGACCGGAGACGTCGAGGCGTATCCCTACAACCGCGATAAGGCCAAAGCGCTGTTTCGCGAGTCCGGTCAGCCGCAGGGGCTGAAACTGCGCCTGGCTTATATTAACGCCAACAAAACGCAGGAGAGCATGGGGCTGTATATCCAGCAGCAACTCAAGGATATTGGCATCGATGTGGAGTTACTGCCGTTGGACGCCAACGCCATGTCGCAAAAAGGGCGCGACAAGAACAACACCGCCTACGAACTGAGTCTGGGCGGGTACATCATGGGCACCGAGCCGGACGGCTACAAGTCGCTGTTCATGAGCAACGAAGATTACAACTACGCACACTACAAGAACCCGGCGTTTGACGCGCTGTGGGACAAAGGCGCCGTCGAAACCGACGCAGGCCGGCGCGCGGCGATCTATAAGGATATTCAGCAGACGGTGGCGAGCGAGATGGTCTGGTATCCGATCGCCTACACCAACGCGGTGGTGGCGGTAGACAAACGCTTTGGCGGTACGCAGGAGGCGGAGCCAAAACCGGTCTATCTGTTCCAGGATTTGTCGAAAATCTATCAGAAATAATCTCCCCCGGCCGTTCGCCGCACTGGCGGGCGGCCGCTGGCAACACGTGCGAAGACTTATGGATAACATGGTGGTGCGTCGGGTTGGGCAACTGCTGCCGATGCTGTTTTTTATATCACTGGTGTCGTTTCTGCTGGTGAAGCTGGCGCCGGGCGACCCGGTGCAGGCGTATATCACGCCGCGTATGAGCCAGGATGACATCGAGCGGGTGCGTCATAGCCTCGGATTAGACCAGCCGCTGGCGATGCAGTACCTGTTGTGGCTGAAAAACGTG is a window of Dickeya solani IPO 2222 DNA encoding:
- a CDS encoding ABC transporter substrate-binding protein, which encodes MRKPVFSAWVAAMMLSLGVSGQAAAETTANAGGNLIIGITSGDPLVMNPLYASDRTTLTIMQALYSPLYSYNEGKVEWGLAESLTPSADSLSYTLKLKPGLKWQDGQPITADDVVFTFNKLLDENQHSFFRSMFVYNNQPVVVSKVDDLTVKFTLPQVSAAFVGSLVQIYPIPQHVFASEADLSKSAKNDTPVGSGPFKFGEYRSGQYYALSRFDEYWNGKPKLDAVTYRFARDANAARLAMQNGEINLKLIDPQDVRQLKATGRFDFIIYPEGRLAYMVFNQNVDSMKNKALRQAIAYAINKDELVQTAFTSLDYAKPANSALTPDTLYQTGDVEAYPYNRDKAKALFRESGQPQGLKLRLAYINANKTQESMGLYIQQQLKDIGIDVELLPLDANAMSQKGRDKNNTAYELSLGGYIMGTEPDGYKSLFMSNEDYNYAHYKNPAFDALWDKGAVETDAGRRAAIYKDIQQTVASEMVWYPIAYTNAVVAVDKRFGGTQEAEPKPVYLFQDLSKIYQK